Within Candidatus Bathyarchaeia archaeon, the genomic segment AACTCAACCTCGCTTATGGACAACTCGCGTTAAATTTAAATGGATGTGAAATTTAAAGGGTTGTGGTTTAACTTATGCGAAAGAGTTTACGGCTTTCAGCGAGCCTGTTCACGGCGGCTTTGATGGTTCTCAACATATTCGCCCAGCTTCCCATGGCTGTGGAGGCTCAATCCATCTACAACGGGCCGAGGCTCGATGAGCTGCTGTTTCTCTATTACGGGACGCCGGACGCCGAGGTTACGGCGATCCAGAAGGGTGAGGTGGACGCGGTTTCAGATCTGATTAGGCCCATGGACATTCAAACCTTATCCGGCAATACTGAGCTTAACGTCACCTATGCTGAACAAACCCACTACTGCTATTTGGCCTTCAACCTGAGGAAGCCTCCTTTAGACCGGATAGAGTTGAGGAAGGCGATAGCTCACTTGATCCCTAGGGAGAAGATTTCCAGCCAGCTTTTTCAAGGATTAGTGGTGGAGCCCATGCTTTACGAGGTGATGCCCGCGTTCGGGAAATGGCATAACCCAAACGTGGAAACCTACCCATACGACCCTGGGGAAGCTAAGAAAATCCTGGAGGAAGCGGGTTACACTCACGGTGAGGGTGGTAGGCTACTGAGCCCTGAGGGAACGCCGGTGAGGAAGCTAACCTTCCTCACCCCTACCCAAGAGGAGGCGCCTACCAGCTTCGAGATCTCCAGAATCATAGCCGGCGAGTTGAACGGTCTGGGAATACCGGTTGAGCTTGAAACTGTGTCCTTCGACGCCCTTCTAACCCGTGTGTACACGAAAAGGGACTTCGACATGTACTTTCTATGTGTGTCAGGGTTAGGACGGTATCCCCGATGGCTGTACGAGTTCTATCACTCCAACCTAGACGTACCCGACGGCGAAAACACCCCTGGAGTTCGCGTCGAAGCGTTGGATCGGTTGTTGTACGCGTTTAGGTTTGAGGACAGCGGAGAGGAGGAGGCGTTAACCCACATCCACCAAGCGCAGGAGATTATCGCCGACCTGGCGGCTAGGATTCCCATCTACTCCCGTTTTAAGGTTGAAGCCTACCGGAAGGGGTGGGTGGGCATGATAAACCATAAGGGCGCAGGATACTTCGACTCAGACTCATTCTACACATGGTTGAACCTCCACCGTGAGGACAGTCGGTTTGGAGGAGTCTTTAAGGTCAGCGTCGGCGGGAAGGTGAGAACCCTCAACCCCCTGTATGGGTCAGGCGCCTATGAAGCGAAGATTTGGAAGCTCATCTACGACTCACTTCTCACATCCAACCCTTACACCGGCGAGCCCATGCCCTACTTGGCGGAGTCTTGGGAGGTCGAAAACATCGTCGAGGGCGATGTGAAGGGACAGAGGATCACGTATCACCTGGCTTCAAACGCCACATGGCATGACGGGGAGCCCTTCACCTCTAGGGACGTGAAGTTCACCTTCGAGTTCATCAAGAAGCATCAGGTTCCCATGTGGCTGCCGGCTGTTGAAAAGGTGTTGAGGGTTGAGGCCCCTGACGAGAGAACCGTCGTGTTAACCATGGAAGGTGTCAGCATGTTCAACCTCATCGACACCGGCGGCCTCCTCATCCTGCCCGAGCACATTTGGAGAGATGTGGGAGAGGATTGGAGAAGCTTTCAACCAAACTTGGAAAGCCATCCCAGCCACCCCGACTTGACGAAGATGGTTGGCACAGGCCCTTTCATCCTCGTAGACCACAAGCCGGGGGAGTACTGGAGGCTAAAGTGGAACCCAGGCTACTTTAAGAGGATCTCTGAGAGGGTTGAAGCCCCAAAGGCCCAGGCGATCGGCGGCCTACCCCTACCATTCGTGGAGGCCGCGGTGGTGGCTGGTGGAGGCGTAGCCGCCGTTCTTACGTGGTTGAGGTGGAGGCGTAGGGCTAGAGGGGTTTAAGAGGGTTGGGGTTCGAGGAGTACGCGGTTAAACGGTCCGTGAACGCCGTCGTCACCTTAATCGTCACCGTCATCCTTCAATTCTTCATCTTTAGGGTTCTCCCGGGCAACCCGGTTTCCTTCATGATCAGCCCCAACTTTCCATTGGAGTCCAGGATGGCGTTGATCAAGCTGTGGGGCCTCGACAAACCCATGCACCAGCAATTCCTCACCTACGTGGCCAACATTTTCACAGGAAGGTTTGGACTGTCCTTTTCGACGCAGAGACCTGTGTGGGATGAGATCATGGAGCGGCTACCAAACACCCTGCTTTTAATGGGCTCGGCCACCGCTCTTTACATCGCCTTGGGAATATGGCTGGGGGTTTCAGCGGCCTCAAAGAGGGGTTCAAGGTTGGACGTGGCCTCGGTGGGTTTAGGCTTATTCACCCAGGCCATGCCCACCTTCTTCCTCGGCCTTTTACTCTTATTCTTCTTCGGCTACTATCTGCCCGTAGCTACCAAAGGAGTTTTAGGCTTTCCCATAGCGGGAACGGTTTCCAGGCCTCCGCCCAACAACCCCGTTGAATACGTTTTTGACGTGTTGTGGCATTTAACCCTGCCGTTAACCACGTTGGTGGTCATCAGCTTCGGCGGATACCTCTTGGTGATTAGGAATTTGATGATCGACGCTTTAGCCGAGGACTATGTGTTGATGGCGAGGGCTAAAGGGTTGGAGGAGAAAGATGTCCTTTACCGGCATGGGTTCAGGAGCATTCTACCTCCCGTGGTGACGATGGTTGGGTTAAGCTTCTCCGGTGTGATCGGCGGCGCCGTCGTCACGGAAACCATCTTCTCCTGGCATGGTCTAGGCCGATACCTTTACGACGCGATCATGGAGTACGATTACCCGGTGATGCAGGGCGCCTTCTTCCTCATCGCCCTCGTCACAATTTTGGGAACCCTCATCGTCGACCTAATCTATGGGTTGCTAGACCCCAGAATCAAATACTAAACCTGGATAGGGAGAGGGTGGGAAAGTTGGAAGTGGCTTTAAGCGTGGACTCGGAGGGCTGAGCCTGTGTACTCGTCCATTCGAGGGGTTTGGAGGGAGTTTACAAGGCATAGGCTCGGCTTGGCTGGGTTAATCTTGCTATCCGCCTTCATACTCGTAGCCCTTCTCGCCCCTTTGATAGCTCCAAACCACCCCATCAAAGACACCTTCCTAGCGGAGAGCTACGCGTACCCTGAGTGGTTTAGAGCTTTCCCTCGGTACCAGAACCTCCCCCCAAACTTCGAAGTGAAGGTCAAGCCCATCTTCTCGGAGGAGGGTTGGACAATCCTCACCGCAGAGGGAGTCAGCCTACCAGCTGGAGGGAACGCGTTCATCAGACTGGAGGCTCATCCGGGTAAACGGTCCACCGTCCAGCTCAGCCATGACTTCCAGTATCGATACGACCCCCCGCAGACGTTGACGGTTGAAGGAGGGTTCCTCGTCCCCGAGCTTCAAGGAGGTCTCCTAAACATATCCATTTACTTGGTAAACCCCAGCGGGTTCGCATACCGGTTGGAAACGGTGGGTTTGAACGCTCCGGCCGGCGAGGTTGGTTTCAGCTTTTCCTCTAAAGCCCTCACCGCTGAGGAGAAGGCGGCCATGGGTTTGAAGTGGTTTGAAAATGCGGCATCCTATATGATGGGGCGACAGGGCGTCTACCGCCTCGCTTTTCACTTCGACTTTAATCCACTCGATGGTCGAGGGGGATATGCGTCCGTCGCCTTACGTTCCTTTCGGGTTTATGTTCCAGGGCTGGCGTTCGGATTCCTGGGAACAGATCACATTGGCTCCGACCTCTTCTCTCAGCTCGTGTACGGTAGCAGAATCTCCCTACTGATAGGTGTATCCGCATCCTTGATCGCTACGACGCTGGGGGTTTTGGTGGGCGTCGTGGCGGGTTATGTGGGTTCAAAACTCGATGAGGGATTGATGAGGCTTGTAGACGTGTTGCTCGTTTTACCCTTCTTACCCTTGTTGATGGTGATCAGCGGCGTATTCGGCAAAAGCGTCTGGAACCTCATTCTTCTCCTAGGCGTGTTAAGCTGGCCCGGCTTCGCCAGGGTGGTTAGAGCCAAAACACTGCAGCTGAAGGAAACCACCTTCGTCGAGGCTTCAAAGGCCATGGGATCCTCGCCCATTCACGTGATCTTCACCCACATCGTGCCAAACGTCGTACCCTACATGTACGCGGTCATCGCCCTTTCCATTCCAGGGTTCGTGGTCACTGAGGCCGCTTTAAGCTTCCTAGCCCTTGGAGACCCGGCGACCCCATCTTGGGGGCGGATGTTCTATACGGCTAACGCCTTCGGCGCCTTCAGAATCTTAGCGTGGTGGTGGATCATACCCCCAGGAGTCGCCATCACCCTACTCTCCCTATCCTTCGTGTTCGTAGGCCATGCCCTAGACGAGGTTATGAACCCCAGGTTGAGGGCTAGAAGATAGCCGAGGCGCAAGCTCGATTGAAGACGACGCACTCGTGGCAAAACCGGCTTTTCACCAAAAACTTCCATCAAGCCTCAGGGATAGGAGGGTTTAAGTTTCTCGGAGGTTGATTTAACGGTTATGATATCTTCGTTGTCCTATGAGGTTGAATTGCTGTCGAGGATGGTCGAGATCGACACAAACGTGGTTACGGGTGAAGGATACCGTGAGTTTGCGAAGCATATGGTGGAGGAGGCGCGGCAACTGGGGTTGGAGGTGAAGGTTCACGACGCGGTGATCGAGGCGGAGGATGGGAGGACTAGGCCTAACGTCATCGTAAACCTGAACGCTTCTTCGGATCAAACGGTGATTCTCGCAGCCCATTACGATACTGTGCCTCCGGGCGAAGGGTGGAAGCATGAACCCTTGAGGCTGACGGTGGAGGGAGATCGAGGCTATGGTAGAGGGGCCTGCGACAACAAGGGGGATATCGCCGCCGCTTTCGGAGCCCTCAGAGAGCTTTCGAAGAAAAGCCGAGTTAAAAGAAATGTTGTGTTGGCGTTAACTCCGGACGAGGAGGTTGGTGGCCAACTGGGTTTAGGATTCCTAGCGAGGAAGAACCTCCTAAAAGGCGAAGGCGCCGTTGTGCTGGATGGCTCACCTGAGGCTGTGGTGGTGGGAACCAGCGGCGTCGTTTGGGGATCGATCACGATCCATGGGGTTGGGGGCCACGCCGGATATCCCCATAAAGCGTTAAACCCTATAGAGAAGGCGATACCCATACTCGAGGGCTTAAAGAAGTACTCTCAAATCAGACAAGAGAAGCGTTCAAGCTTACCCTCGCCCCCGGGATCGCCGTTCGAGAAGGTTTGGGGTCGATTCACAGTCACGATGATGAAGGCGGGAATTAAGGAGAACGTTATACCAAGCTCTTGCGAGATAAGGTTTGATATGCGGCTATGCCCCGAGGAGAACCCCGGCTCAGCAGTAGAGCAGTTTAGAAAATACTTTCAAACCATGGTGAAAAAGTATGGCTTGAACGCGAAGCTCACCATTCTAAAGCAGTGGCCTCCCTCTTACATCGATCCTCAACATCCCTTGGTGGAGGAGTTCAGGGAGGCGGTCAGCTGGGCTTTGAAAAGGGATGTTGAGACAGTTGGAGAGCTGGTTGCCAACGACGCACAGCACATCTACAGGAAGATACCAACAGTCACGTATGGTGTGATTAGAGGCGACTCCAACGTCCACGGTGCCGACGAGTGTGTGAGGCTCAAGGATGTCCAAACTGTCAGAGATGTATTGATAAAATTTTGCTCAGGGGAGTGATCGACACTCCTCCATCTGACCTGGTTTCCTGGAGTCAGCCTTTTTCATGATTAGCGTACAGGTTAGGGGGTTACTTTATGGCTCCCCTCATGATGCCCGCGATGATCTGCTTTTGGAGGACGATCGCTAACACTATGACTGGTAGGCTTGATAGGATTCCAGCCGCCGCCAGCTGGGTGTATAGGACCCTTGCCCCTGACATGAACTCTAGGATTCTGGGTTGGAGGAGTTGGACTTGCACGATGCCCACGGTGTTCGCGAACATGAGGTCGTTCCATGAGTTGATGAAGGAGAAGATTAGGATTAGGAAGAATCCGAACCTCGCTAGGGGGATGACCTCTCTGAACAATACCTTTATCCTGGAGTAGCCGTCGATCCTCAACGCCTCATCGATGTCCCTGGGAACGCTCTCATATATTCCTATCAGGAACCATGTCATCAACGGAAGAAGTATAACTGAGTGCGCGAACACCATTCCTATTAACGTGTCCAGTAAACCTAACGTTTTCAGCAAGACGACGATTGGGATCAACATGGCTAGCCCCGGTAGCATGTAGGCTACGACGATGAAGTTGAACATCGCGTTGTTGCCTGGAAACCTTATATGCGCCACGGCGTAAGCGCCCATCGAGCCCGCTACTAGGACGAAGCATGTAGTTAAAACGGCCACCGCGGCGGAGTATAGGAAGGCCCTGTTGAAAGGCGCGTATCTTAGAACGTAAATGTAATTTGAAAGCGACACGTCGATGCTTTTAAACGGGAAAGGCGGCCTAGCGATGAGCTGCGGCTCCGGCATGAGGCTCGCCACGATCGTGAATAAATATGGAACCAGCATAACCAAGACGACCGCGATGACCGCCACATACTTGAGTGCTTTAAAAAGCTTAGACTCCTTTCTCCAAGCCATATTTTATCCCCTCTTATACCATAGCTTTATCAGTATTAAGGCGAAGATCACCGCGATCACAGTTAATATGTAGGCCATGGCTGATCCGTAGCCCAGCCTGTTCCATGGAAACGCTGTATGCCATGAAAGGAAGTATAGCATGTAGGTTCGGTATCCTGGTCCCCCGCCGGTGATTCCCATGACCAAGTCGTACGCTTGAGTACCTGATAGGGAAAGGATTCCTGAGAGGATGGAGTTCACCACTAGAACAGGCTTTAGAAACGGAATGATGATCTTCCGAATAACTGTAAGCCGAGAGGCCCCATAAACCACAGCAGACTCCAAGCTGTCCACCGGCACGTTTTGGAGGGCTGAGAGGAAAATGAAAGCGAACAGCGGGGAGCTTTTCCATAGCGAAACAACCGCGAGGCCGAAAAGGGCTAGGTTTGGGTCGCCGAAAATGGCGTATTGATACCGCCACACCCCCAACCTTTCCATCAGATACGTGAATGGCCCAAAACCGGGATTAAAGAAGAGATAGAACACCGTGGCCGCTACGATCGGGGGGGTCGCCCACGGTATGAGGAGACACACCCTAGCGAAGGTCCTGCCTCGAAACTCGGAGTTGAAGAGTAAGGCTATCCCCAGGCCTAGAGGAACACCGACTAAGGTGTGGAAGGCGACGTATATTATCGTTTGAATTAAAGCCTGGTGGAAAACTTTATCATATAAAAGGTTAACATAGTTTCGCAATCCGATGAAGTTGAGCTCTAGATGGCTTAAGGTGATGTCGCTTAAAGAGTATAGGAATGAGGCGATTAACGGGTACAGGATAAATACGCCGAAGAATATAAAAAAGGGGAGGAGGAATGGGAGAGCTTCCTTCAGCTCTCTGCTCCCAGGCATTCAGCTCAACCTTTACTCTGGGAATATGAACCTTTCCTCGACGGGTATCTGCTTTATCAGATCGTCGATCCGTGACTTGTATTTTTGCATGTCAGGCCAAGGATCATAGTATCCTCCACCGAACTTCGCGTATTCTTCTTGTAGAAATTTGTCGCATTCTTCCTGCGCAGCTTTCATCGCGTCTTCAGCATTCTTCTCCTTAGCCAACACGCTGGCGACCGCGGCTTCAGTAGCGGTGATAAACGCTCCATACATGGGCCTCTCGTACCTGTTGGCCTTGTACTTTGACTGTGCCAGCGATGACCTCATGATCAAGGCATAAGGCATCTTCTTCAACCTATCATCCACGATATAGGACCATCTAGTCGGAATAGGCTCCTCGTTCTCCTGCTTCCAGAAGACGCTTAAAGCCATTTGCACTTGAACTTCTCGGCTGTTCAGGTATTGGATGAAGTCCCAGGCCTCCTTCTTGTATTTAGCCATTTTCGGTATCGCGTATCCTTCGCACGCCACTTGGGATCCTGATCGAACTACACCTTTATGGCCGGGCCACAGCCATGAATAAACGTTCTTGATTTTAGCTGTAGGATCTAACATCACCGATGCGATCCATGGATAATACAGCCCGAATACACTTTCACCGTTATACCATTTAGTACAGGACTCGACAAAAGCAATGTCGGTCAAAGAGGCTGGGGACATGTAATTTTCGAACACCGTCAACATGTCTTTCGCCGCTTTAATGGAGGCATCACTGTCCGCCCACCATGTTTGCATCGCATCATCCTTCCACATGGCCCCTCCGTTGCCGTGTAGATAGCAGAGATAAGGTGGAAAGAGATATCCTTGTTTTAATCCATACATCATTGCGACACGTCCCCTTTCAGGTTCGTGAACCTCCTTGAAGACTTCAAGCATCTCCTCGAAGCTCGTTGGGAACGAAAGCCCCTTCGCGTCTAGAACGTCGCCGTCCCCGTTTAACGTGAATATTTCAAACATCCTTGGAAGCCCATACCATTCGCCTTTGTGCCAGATCGCGTTTTTCGCATATGGTACGATGTCGTCTTGAACATCGCTTGGCAACGTAACGCCCATCTCTGAGAGGGGAGTCCAATATTTATGAAATTCTTGCGTGATACCTCCCCATGTGTATGCTACATCCCAGGCGTAGGTTCCAGCGGCGAAGGTTGAAGCCTCCTTCGTATAAACGTCGAAGAAGGAGTCCACAAGCACATTGATCTTAATGTGCGGATTCTGCTTCATATAATTCTCTATCGGCTTCCAACCCGTGTAGCCCACGTCGTAATAGAACCCTGAGTGCCCCGTCGTATAGAAGTTCAACGTCACCGGGCTTGGTGGTTTAGGCCTCGTTGCGTAGTATGCTCCTCCAGCCGCTACAGCTACGACGACAACACCTGCCGCAGCGTACTTCACATAACCCCGCCTAGAAACCTTCTCTTCCTTACCCAAAATTTCAATCCTCCATCTATGCTTTTTCCCTGGACGACAGTTGTGGAGATAAGAATATATAAGATTTTGGGTTCAGTTTATTCCTACCATAGTAGCCATATGATTATATGCGACAACGTTTTAAATAACCTTTTTCTTATGCTAGAGGGCCATGATTGTCGGTTGATTTTTTGCTTTTAGCATAGTTCTGAAAAAAAGCCTGAAATCTCTAGATTCCCGCATACAATTTTTTATAAACATAACTCCATATTCTGCATAATTTTATAAACGAGTTTAAGATAAAACCATTATCTGAGCGTGAAAATTTGAGGAATTATATTTCAGAGCGGTCGAAGAGTATGCCGATTTCCGGCATCAGAGTCATATTCGAGATAGCTCAGAAAATGAAGGACGTGGTTAGGCTGGAGGTTGGGGAGCCTGACTTCGACACGCCGAAGCATATTAAGGAGGCTGTTGTCAAGGCTTTGGAGGAGGGATATACACATTACACCTCCAGCGCTGGGTTGATTGAGCTGAGGGAAGCGATCGCGGAGAAGCTAAGGAGGGAGAACGGGATCTCCGTTGACCCTGAAAACGAGGTTGTCGTCACGGTTGGAGCGAGCAGCGCCATCAACCTCTCCCTACTGACACTGATAGATCCAGGCGATGAGGTTCTGATACCGGATCCAGGGTGGCCTCAATATCAAGGCCAAATATGCCTTTCAGGCGGCGTTCCAGTCGGATACCCTACGCCTGAATCCATGGAGTTCAGGCCCGACTTCAACGCCTTGGAGAATAAAATCACCGAGAAAACGAAGGTGTTGATCGTAAATTCCCCGAACAACCCAACAGGCGCCGTTCTCACGAAAGACGATCTTGAAAAGCTGGCGGCCATAGCTGAGAGACACGACCTGATAGTCATATCGGACGAGGTGTACGAAAAATTCCTGTACGAAGGAACTTATGTAAGCTTCGCCACCCTGCCGGGAATGGAGGATAGGACGTTAACCGTTAACGGGTTTTCGAAAACCTACGCCATGACGGGTTGGAGGCTTGGATACGTGGCTGGAAGAGAGGAGT encodes:
- a CDS encoding carbohydrate ABC transporter permease; the encoded protein is MAWRKESKLFKALKYVAVIAVVLVMLVPYLFTIVASLMPEPQLIARPPFPFKSIDVSLSNYIYVLRYAPFNRAFLYSAAVAVLTTCFVLVAGSMGAYAVAHIRFPGNNAMFNFIVVAYMLPGLAMLIPIVVLLKTLGLLDTLIGMVFAHSVILLPLMTWFLIGIYESVPRDIDEALRIDGYSRIKVLFREVIPLARFGFFLILIFSFINSWNDLMFANTVGIVQVQLLQPRILEFMSGARVLYTQLAAAGILSSLPVIVLAIVLQKQIIAGIMRGAIK
- a CDS encoding pyridoxal phosphate-dependent aminotransferase, producing the protein MRNYISERSKSMPISGIRVIFEIAQKMKDVVRLEVGEPDFDTPKHIKEAVVKALEEGYTHYTSSAGLIELREAIAEKLRRENGISVDPENEVVVTVGASSAINLSLLTLIDPGDEVLIPDPGWPQYQGQICLSGGVPVGYPTPESMEFRPDFNALENKITEKTKVLIVNSPNNPTGAVLTKDDLEKLAAIAERHDLIVISDEVYEKFLYEGTYVSFATLPGMEDRTLTVNGFSKTYAMTGWRLGYVAGREEFLSQIAKMNLHVNSCPPAMTQRAALTALQGSQEPVKEMFREYRKRRDVIVKGLNEIEGVKCLNPGGAFYVFPNLSAYKMPSMDLAKYLIEKAGVATVPGVSFGKEGEGHLRLSYANSVENIMEAIRRMSEALKRLG
- a CDS encoding ABC transporter substrate-binding protein, producing MRKSLRLSASLFTAALMVLNIFAQLPMAVEAQSIYNGPRLDELLFLYYGTPDAEVTAIQKGEVDAVSDLIRPMDIQTLSGNTELNVTYAEQTHYCYLAFNLRKPPLDRIELRKAIAHLIPREKISSQLFQGLVVEPMLYEVMPAFGKWHNPNVETYPYDPGEAKKILEEAGYTHGEGGRLLSPEGTPVRKLTFLTPTQEEAPTSFEISRIIAGELNGLGIPVELETVSFDALLTRVYTKRDFDMYFLCVSGLGRYPRWLYEFYHSNLDVPDGENTPGVRVEALDRLLYAFRFEDSGEEEALTHIHQAQEIIADLAARIPIYSRFKVEAYRKGWVGMINHKGAGYFDSDSFYTWLNLHREDSRFGGVFKVSVGGKVRTLNPLYGSGAYEAKIWKLIYDSLLTSNPYTGEPMPYLAESWEVENIVEGDVKGQRITYHLASNATWHDGEPFTSRDVKFTFEFIKKHQVPMWLPAVEKVLRVEAPDERTVVLTMEGVSMFNLIDTGGLLILPEHIWRDVGEDWRSFQPNLESHPSHPDLTKMVGTGPFILVDHKPGEYWRLKWNPGYFKRISERVEAPKAQAIGGLPLPFVEAAVVAGGGVAAVLTWLRWRRRARGV
- a CDS encoding ABC transporter permease, with the translated sequence MYSSIRGVWREFTRHRLGLAGLILLSAFILVALLAPLIAPNHPIKDTFLAESYAYPEWFRAFPRYQNLPPNFEVKVKPIFSEEGWTILTAEGVSLPAGGNAFIRLEAHPGKRSTVQLSHDFQYRYDPPQTLTVEGGFLVPELQGGLLNISIYLVNPSGFAYRLETVGLNAPAGEVGFSFSSKALTAEEKAAMGLKWFENAASYMMGRQGVYRLAFHFDFNPLDGRGGYASVALRSFRVYVPGLAFGFLGTDHIGSDLFSQLVYGSRISLLIGVSASLIATTLGVLVGVVAGYVGSKLDEGLMRLVDVLLVLPFLPLLMVISGVFGKSVWNLILLLGVLSWPGFARVVRAKTLQLKETTFVEASKAMGSSPIHVIFTHIVPNVVPYMYAVIALSIPGFVVTEAALSFLALGDPATPSWGRMFYTANAFGAFRILAWWWIIPPGVAITLLSLSFVFVGHALDEVMNPRLRARR
- a CDS encoding extracellular solute-binding protein — protein: MGKEEKVSRRGYVKYAAAGVVVVAVAAGGAYYATRPKPPSPVTLNFYTTGHSGFYYDVGYTGWKPIENYMKQNPHIKINVLVDSFFDVYTKEASTFAAGTYAWDVAYTWGGITQEFHKYWTPLSEMGVTLPSDVQDDIVPYAKNAIWHKGEWYGLPRMFEIFTLNGDGDVLDAKGLSFPTSFEEMLEVFKEVHEPERGRVAMMYGLKQGYLFPPYLCYLHGNGGAMWKDDAMQTWWADSDASIKAAKDMLTVFENYMSPASLTDIAFVESCTKWYNGESVFGLYYPWIASVMLDPTAKIKNVYSWLWPGHKGVVRSGSQVACEGYAIPKMAKYKKEAWDFIQYLNSREVQVQMALSVFWKQENEEPIPTRWSYIVDDRLKKMPYALIMRSSLAQSKYKANRYERPMYGAFITATEAAVASVLAKEKNAEDAMKAAQEECDKFLQEEYAKFGGGYYDPWPDMQKYKSRIDDLIKQIPVEERFIFPE
- a CDS encoding sugar ABC transporter permease, whose product is MPGSRELKEALPFLLPFFIFFGVFILYPLIASFLYSLSDITLSHLELNFIGLRNYVNLLYDKVFHQALIQTIIYVAFHTLVGVPLGLGIALLFNSEFRGRTFARVCLLIPWATPPIVAATVFYLFFNPGFGPFTYLMERLGVWRYQYAIFGDPNLALFGLAVVSLWKSSPLFAFIFLSALQNVPVDSLESAVVYGASRLTVIRKIIIPFLKPVLVVNSILSGILSLSGTQAYDLVMGITGGGPGYRTYMLYFLSWHTAFPWNRLGYGSAMAYILTVIAVIFALILIKLWYKRG
- a CDS encoding ABC transporter permease — translated: MGFEEYAVKRSVNAVVTLIVTVILQFFIFRVLPGNPVSFMISPNFPLESRMALIKLWGLDKPMHQQFLTYVANIFTGRFGLSFSTQRPVWDEIMERLPNTLLLMGSATALYIALGIWLGVSAASKRGSRLDVASVGLGLFTQAMPTFFLGLLLLFFFGYYLPVATKGVLGFPIAGTVSRPPPNNPVEYVFDVLWHLTLPLTTLVVISFGGYLLVIRNLMIDALAEDYVLMARAKGLEEKDVLYRHGFRSILPPVVTMVGLSFSGVIGGAVVTETIFSWHGLGRYLYDAIMEYDYPVMQGAFFLIALVTILGTLIVDLIYGLLDPRIKY
- a CDS encoding M20/M25/M40 family metallo-hydrolase, which gives rise to MISSLSYEVELLSRMVEIDTNVVTGEGYREFAKHMVEEARQLGLEVKVHDAVIEAEDGRTRPNVIVNLNASSDQTVILAAHYDTVPPGEGWKHEPLRLTVEGDRGYGRGACDNKGDIAAAFGALRELSKKSRVKRNVVLALTPDEEVGGQLGLGFLARKNLLKGEGAVVLDGSPEAVVVGTSGVVWGSITIHGVGGHAGYPHKALNPIEKAIPILEGLKKYSQIRQEKRSSLPSPPGSPFEKVWGRFTVTMMKAGIKENVIPSSCEIRFDMRLCPEENPGSAVEQFRKYFQTMVKKYGLNAKLTILKQWPPSYIDPQHPLVEEFREAVSWALKRDVETVGELVANDAQHIYRKIPTVTYGVIRGDSNVHGADECVRLKDVQTVRDVLIKFCSGE